In the Ktedonobacterales bacterium genome, GCCCTGGTCGGGCCAGATTGGCAGCGCGCGCATGGGCGCGCTCATCGCTTCGGAGACTGGTGTCGCCGTGACCTATGGCCTGAACAACGCGCAGGAGCGCGGCGATACCTTTATCGAGCCGGGTACAGCGGTCTACGAAGGCATGATCGTTGGCCTGAACAGCCGCCCTGCCGATCTGGTCGTCAACGTCTGCAAAGAGAAGAAACAAACGAACGTGCGTTCTTCTACCGCCGAGATTGCGGTGCGGCTGACGCCTGCCATCAAATTAAGCCTGGAACAATCGCTCGACTTCATCGCCCCCGATGAACTGGTCGAAGTCACGCCCCAGGCCATTCGCCTGCGCAAGCGGTATCTCACGCAGCACGAGCGCGCCCGCACACGCGAGGGACGCGCGAGCGACCAACGGGAGCGAGAGGGCCGAGGCCCAGCCGAGGCCAGCGGCCCTTCCCACAGGGAGGGACAGCCTGTGGCGGCGTCGTAAAGCATGCGGCCATGAAAGCTGAGGGTATTAACGTGAACGAAGCTGAGATCAGCCAGTACATCACCGATAGGTTTCAGGGCGTGGATGTGGTGGTCGCTTCGGACGCCAGTTTCTTCTTCTACAACCCGGATAGTACCGTGCCGCCGGATCACCGGTTTCCGTTTGTGACGATTGTGACGAGCGATGCCTTTGACCAGTTCTCCAACCTCAACCGCCCGTCAGTCTTTCGACTGAACATCGGCCTTGGCAAGCAGACGTTTCGCTCGCTGTTCGGCTTGCCAAAGGCGTCTTCCGGCAGGGACAGCGCGGCTGAAAGCGGCGCTACCTCCAGTGACCACGACTTCACCGCCCTGGATCACCTGATGCCTCATCCTGTGTATGGGCGGATGTACTGGGTGTGTGTACTCAACCCCAGCGCCGAGACGCTTGAAACGAAGGTGCGGCCATTGCTGGCCGAGGCTTACGAACTGGCAGTGAGCAGGTATAATAGACAGGCGGCCCGCAGATAAGCCTCAACCTGCCGTTCGAGAGCGGCGCCCGCCACGCGCGGGCGACCCTACTCACGCAGGGCGCTGTAATCGCCGAAGAGATTCAATGGGGGAGCAAGATGACCGAGCAAGAACGAGCCAGCGAATTGATTGCGCGACTCCACCAGGCGTATCCTGACGCAAAGTGTTCCCTCGATTTCACCACGCCGCTGGAGCTGCTCATAGCGACGATCCTGTCGGCCCAGTGTACCGACGAGCGCGTCAATATGGTCACGAAGACCCTCTTCAAGAAATACCGGACCGCCCAGGATTACGCGGCGGCCCCGCTGGCGCAGCTTGAACAAGATCTCAAGCAGGTGAACTTCTATCGCAACAAGGCGAAGAACATCCAGGCCACCGCCGCGATCCTCGTCCAGCGTTATGACGGCCAGGTTCCCCACACGATGCAAGAACTCATCGCCCTGCCCGGCGTTGCCAGAAAAACCGCCAACGTCGTTCTGAGCAACGCCCTCGGCCAAGTCGAAGGGATCATCGTAGACACCCACGTAAGACGCCTCAGCCAACGACTGGGCCTCACCAGCAGCGAAGACCCGCTCAAGATCGAGCAGGAACTCATGAAGAAGCTGCCCCGCCAGGATTGGCTCGCCATCACCCACCTCCTGATCTATCATGGGCGGGCCGTGTGCCAGGCCCGCAAGCCGCTCTGCCAGCAATGCGTCTTGATTGACCTCTGCCCTACTGGCTCCGGCTATGTCGTCGGCGCGGGCGCGCGAGCGACCAACGGGAGCGAGAATGCGGGAACCCAGTTCCCGCAAGCACCCGCCGCCGGAGGCGCGGGCGCGCGAGCCGCTGCCAAAGCTTCTGGCAGCCCTGAGCCATGAGCGCGTATCGTTTCGGCATAGACGTGGGAGGCACCTTCACCGATCTGCTCGCCTTTGATGAGCAGGCTGGCGCGCTCCTGCGTTACAAAGTCTCCAGCACTCCCCAGGCGCCTGAAGAGGGCGCGCTGCATGCCCTCCAGGCGTTCTTTCATGACCAGCCCGACGCGCCCGTGAGCCTCATCAGCCATTCCACCACGCTTGCCACCAACGCCCTGCTGGGGCAATTGCACCTGGACCTTCCCCGGCTGGCGCTCATCACCACCGCCGGATTTCGTGACGTATTGGAGATTGGCCGTCAGGGCCGCGCAGAAGTCTATAACCTCTTTGTGCGCCGTCCTCCTCCCCTGGTAGCGCGGCGTGACCGCTTTGGCGTTCGTGAGCGCCTGGACGCGCGCGGCGTCGTGGTCGAACCGCTAGATGAAGCGGCCTTGCGCGGCATTGCGCGTGAACTCTCCGAGCGTGGCATCAGGCACGCGGCCATCTGCTTCCTGCACGCCTATCAGAACCCCGTCCATGAACGACGCGCCCGCCAGGTTCTGCTTGAGCAGTTCCCCGGCCTGTCCATCACCCTCTCCTCTGAGGTAGACCCGGAGGAGCGCGAGTACGAGCGCGCCAGCACCACCGTCATGAACGCGCTGCTCGCCCCGATTGTGCGCGACTACCTCCAGCGGCTAGAAACGGCCCAGGAGAGGCGCGAGGCCGCGCTGTTTATCATGCAATCCAACGGCGGGGTATCCAGCGCGGCTCAGGTCATGGCCCGGCCAGCTACTATCATCGAATCCGGCCCCGCCAGCGGCGTCATCGGCGCGGCCCATCTTGGGAAGCTGCTTGGCATCGAACGGCTGCTGAGTTTCGATATGGGCGGCACCACCGCCAAGGCTGGCATGATTCTGGATGGCATGCCCCAGGTCGTAGGAGAGTTCGAGGCAGCGGGGCGCACGCACAGTGGCCGGGCGGTACGCGGGAGCGGCTATCCGGTTCGCTTCCCGTTTATTGACCTGGCGGAAGTGAGCGCGGGCGGCGGAACCATCGCCTGGATTGACGGCGCTGGCGCGGTGCGCGTCGGCCCACAGAGCGCGGGCGCAGACCCCGGCCCCGTCTGCTATGGCAAAGGCGCTCAGGAGCCAACGGTCACAGACGCTCATCTGGTGCTGGGGCGTCTCAATCCGGGCCAGCTTGCGGGCGGCGCGGTGGTCCTCTCGCGGGAGCTGGCCGAGGACGCGCTGGCGCAGATGGCCGGGCGCATTGCGGGGTTTGACAGCGTTCGTCTGGCTGCCGGTATTATTCGCCTCATCAATGCAGATATGGCGAAAGTCCTGCGTATCGTTTCGCTGGAACGCGGGCATGATCCCCGGCTCTTCACCCTGGTGGCCTTTGGTGGCGCTGGCCCACTGCATGCCTGCGCCCTGGCCGATGAACTGGCGCTCCCCCGGATTCTCATCCCTCCCCAACCAGGGCTTTTCTCCGCCTGGGGTCTGCTGGTGGCCGACCACACGCACACCGAATTGCGCTCTATCCTCGCGTCTGCCTCGGCATGCCGCCCGGACCAGTTGGAGGGCATCTTCAAGCAGTTGGAAGCGAAGGGCCAGCAGGCGCTCGCCAGAGAACAAACAGAGCCAGGCCAGATCGCCTTTCGGCGCAAGCTGGAAATGCGCTACATGGGCCAGTCCTTTGACCTGACGCTGCCTGCCCCTGCTCTGCTCGATGCCAGCGGGCTGCGAGAAGTACAGGAGGCATTCCACGTCTTGCACGAACAGACCTACGGCTATGGCGCGCGCGACAACGAGATCGAGTTGGTAGCGGCCAGGCTCGAAGCGATTGTTCAGAGCGCCAAACCCGCGCCGCCAGCCTACTCGCTCCGACACAGCCAGCCAGATAGCGAGGCCCAGGTGGGAGAGCGGCCCGTCTTCTTCGATGAATCGGGCGCATTCCACGCGACCCCGATTTATCAGCGTGAGCGCCTGCTCCCAGGCAATATCGTGAGCGGCCCGGCCATTATCGAGCAATATGACACGACTACTATGCTGCCGCCCGGCTGGAAAGCCAGCGTTGACCGCCTGACCAATCTCGTCCTTGAGCGCAGCGGAGGAGAGCTATGAGTACCGAGCAGAGAGGGCCGCCTTGCTCTATTGCCCCAAATGGGGCATACTGGACACTGAGAACTGATTTAAGGAAAGGGGAAACACTATGGAGCAGACACGGTATCCCTTGATTGAACGTGACCCCGAAGTGATGAATGGCAAGCCGGTGATTAAGGACACTCGTCTGACGGTGGAACTGATCTTAGAGCGGCTAGCCGATGGCTATACCGTCGAGCAATTGCTTGATAATTACCCACGCTTGACCCGTGAAGGCATCCTGGCCGTCTTAGACTATGCGGCTGGCCTGGCGCATGCCGAAGCAGAGCGGGCAGAGCGTGCCGCCTCATGAAGTTTGTGGCTGATGAGAATATCTTCAAGCACACGGTTCTTCAACTGCGCAGCGAATACCTCTTTCCAGCGATGAGGATGAAGGACAGGAGCGCTAGTATGGGAACGAGTCAGCAGCCAGGGCCAGACCCGATCATCGTTGAGGTCATCCGCAACGCCCTGCTCTACGCCAGCGAAGAAATGGGCATTGTCGTGCGCAACGCCTCTTTCTCGCCCAACATCAAAGAGCGGCTCGACCATTCCTGCGCGCTCTTTGATGAGCGTGGCAGGCTGATTGCCCAGGCGGAGCATATCCCGGTTCATCTTGGCTCCTTGCCCGTTGGCATCTCCAATACACTGGCGTACCTGGAGAGGCACGGCCAGCGCCTGGATGCGGGCGACATGATCGTCGTCAACAATCCCTATATCGCTGGCACGCACCTGAACGACATCACGCTCATTCGCCCCATCTATTACGAGCAGCACTTGGTGGGCTATGCCGCCAGCAAGGCCCATCACACCGACGTTGGCGGGAGAGTCCCTGGCAGCATCTCCAGTGACGCCACCGAAGTCTTCCAAGAGGGGCTGATTCTGCCTCCGGTCAAATTGATGGTTGGCGCTCGCTTCCAGCAGGATATTGCCGACATCATCTGCGCCAACTCGCGCACCCCGGCCTCGCGTATGGGCGATCTGCGCGCCCAGGTGGCCGGAAATCTCCGGGGCGAGCTTCATCTCCAGGAAGTGATCGCGCGCTACGGCTTGCCCATCTTTCGCGCCGCCGTCAATCGCATTCTGGATGAATCAGAGATACGCCTGCGACACCAGCTCGCGGGCTTTCCTGCTGGCCGCTACGAAGCTGAAGACTATCTTGATGACAGCGGACAGAGCGACACTCCTGTGCGGCTGAAAGTAACGCTCACCCTTGCCGACGGCGCAATCAGTGTGGACTATACCGGCACAGATGCCCAGGTTCAGGCGCCTGTGAATGCCGTGTTTGGCGTCACGCTCTCAGCCGTCTATTACGTGCTGCGCAGTGTCACCGACCACACCATCCCCATGAACGAGGGCTGCTTCCGGCCTGTCACCGTTTCTGCGCCAGAAGGCACGCTGCTCAACCCGCGCTTCCCAGCGCCTGTGGCGGGCGGGAATGTCGAAACCTCCATGCGCAACGCTGATGTGCTCCTTCAGGCATTCGCCAAAGTCGCGCCTGAGCGTGTGCCAGCCTGTGGCGGCGGAACCATGACGAATCTGATGGTGGGCGGAGATGATTGGGCTTTTTACGAAACGATTGGCGTCGGCATGGGCGGGCGTCCGGGGCTGGATGGCATTGACGGCATCCAGACCAACATGACCAACACCCTCAACACCCCCATTGAGGCGATGGAGCGACACTTTCCCATCCGCATGACTCACTATGAGTTCCGCGAAAACAGCGGCGGGCAAGGGCAATGGCGCGGCGGCTGCGGCCTGGTGCGCGGCTTCGCGCTCCTGACGGATAGGGCAACCGTGACGTTGCTGGGTGATCGCGCTCGCTTTGCTCCGCCAGGCGCTCAAGGAGGCCAGCCAGGAAGAACCGGCGAGCGCACCCTTCTCCGCCACAATGACCACCAGACACACGTACCCCTTCCCGCCAAAACCACTTTTCTCATGCGTCAGGGCGATGAACTCATCATACAAACCCCTGGCGGCGGTGGCTTTGGCTCTCCGGCTCAGCGCGATCTGGACCAGATAGCGCATGATCGTGAGAGCGGCCTCTCTACCCTCTCATAGTTCCACCACCCATCGGGGGCCACTTGTAGCGCCGCCTTCCAGGCGGCCATCGCTGGCCTGTTGGTACGTTGGCCTGGAGGGCGAATGCTCGCCCAGGCGAATCGTTAGCCGCCAGGATGGCGGCGCTACAAGTGGCGTTCGTCCTCCAATCTATCGTAGCGGCAGGCCAACGTTGAGCCGCCATCCTGGCGGCGCTACAAGTGGCCCCCGATGGGTGGTGGAACCCCCTCTTAATTTCCTGGTTGACGGTATGACACGCGGCTGCTATCATCGTGATGCTGGTAGCCGGAGCGAGGATGTCAGCCGTTGCTGGCAGGGCAGGTATACTGTGGTGGGTGAAAGCGCCAGCCGTTGCAGTATTACATGGGGGCTGGTGGTTTCATGAAGCGGGAGTATCATCGCTGGCATAGTACATCACTTGATCGGGATATGGAGCTGCTGGCGTTTGGGTATGCTGGCGCGCGCGTCATCGCCTTCCCAACCTCGATGGGCCGCTTTTTCGACTGGGAAGATCGCGGGCTGGTCGGCGCATTGAGTAAGCATCTGGAACGTGGCTGGATTCAGTTGTACTGCGTTGATAGTGTTGACAGCGAAAGCTGGTATGCCAAAGGGCGTCTTCCGGCTGAGCGCGTACAGCGCCATGCCCAATACGATCACTATCTCTTAACCGAAGTCATACCCTTCACTGCCCAGGAGAACGCCGACCCCTTCGTCATCACCACCGGGGCCAGCTTCGGAGCCTACCACGCCGTCAACTTTGCCCTGCGCTATCCCCACCTGGTCAACCGCACCATCGGGATGAGCGGCGCTTATAATATTCGGCACTGGGCGGATGGCTACTCCGACGACACCCTCTACTTCAACTCCCCGCTCGATTTCATCAGCAACGAGCATGAGCCAGAACGCTTGACAGCCTTACAGCGCCAGGATATTATCCTCGCCATCGGGAGCGACGATCCCTCCTGCCCCAGCAACCAGCAGCTATCGGGCATCCTCTGGAGCAAGAGCATCGGCAACGCCTTGCGCGTTTGGGATGGCTGGCGCCACGATTGGCCGTATTGGCAAGAGATGATTCAACGGTATATCGGAGGACATGATTAGCGAAGGGAGCCGGAGCATGGTCTTGAAGGTTGGGCTGATTGTCGGGCGGGAGTGGTCCTTTCCTCCTGCTTTCATTGAAGAAGTCAACCGCCGTAATGATGGCGTCGAGGCCGAGTTCGTCAAGCTCGATGGCATCCACATGGACGACCCCTGCCCCTACGCGGTCATCATTGATCGCATCTCCCACGAAGTCCCCTTCTATCGCACCTATCTGAAACACGCCGCGCTTCAGGGCGCCCATATCGTCAACAACCCCTTCATGTGGACCGCCGATGATAAGTTCTTCGAGGCATCGCTGGCAACCAGACTGGGCATCGCCAGCCCCAGGACCGTCGCTTTGCCGAACAAAGAGTATGTCCCCGGCATCGTTCACAACGAGAGCCTGCGTAACCTGGTCTACCCCCTCGACTGGCAGGGCATCGTTGACTACGTTGGCCTGCCCTGTGTTCTCAAAGACGCGCATGGCGGTGGTTGGAAAGAGGTCTACATCTGCCACTCGCTGGAAGAACTCATCTCCCACTACGACCACTCTGGCCTGCTGACGATGGTCGTTCAGGAGTTCATCCGCTGGGACCAATTCGTTCGCTGCATCGCCCTGGGTCGAGAGGAAGTGCTGCCGATCAGATATGACCCGGGCGAGCGCAGATACCACGACGACGATACGTACCTCAGCCCGAAGCTTCGCCAGCGCATCATCGCCGATTCGCTGAAGCTGGTACGCGCCCTGGGCTATGATATGAACTCCCTGGAATGGGCCATCCGCGCTGGCGTCCCCTATGCCATTGATTTTATGAACCCCGCCCCCGATATGGACATCAACTCGCTCACCCCCGTTTTCTTTGACTGGGCCGTCAAGCATATGGCCGATATGGCTATCCGGCTGGCAAAGGAGCCACGCCCGCAGCGCCGCGATGTACGTTGGGATACCCTTTTTGCCGAAACCGACGAGAGCAGCCAGGCCACGCCTGCGCCTCAGAAGCCTCTACGCCGGTCTAAAGTGGCAGCGCCCGCCAGAGACGCTTGAGAGGAGCTTCTTATGCTGCTGCGGGAAGCAATTCAGAGCTATCACGAACTGCTCTATGACGACCTGGCTGCTGCGTCGCAGGCCCAGCTTGACGACCAGCTTCAGCGTCGTGGCCTCTTCTTTGGTCAGCGACCACTCTGCACCGTCCTGCGCCCCCGCTTCATCACCAGTGAACAGTACCGCTTCTTGCAAACGCGGGTGCAGACGCTCTTGAGCGCCTTCGATACAGCCTTGCGCGCCGCTCTGGAGCAGGAGAGTATCCGCGCCCAGTTTTGCCTGACCGATTGGGAAATCGATCTAGTCCAGCATGACCCCGGCTTTCGCGCCGCCAGCCCAACCTCGCGGATTGATACCTTTTTCGTCACCGAACATGGCGGGCTGCGCCTGACCGAGTACAATGCCGAAACCCCGGCTGCCCAGGCGTATAACGACGCTCTTTCGGACATCTTTTACACCTTGCCGGTGATGCGCGAATATCTGCGCCGCTATGAGGTGCGCGCCCTGCCAGCGCGCCACAGTTTGCTTCATGTGCTGCTGGACGCCTACCAGCAATGGGCGGGACGCAGCGAAGCGCCCCGGATCGCCATTCTGGATTGGCGGGAAGTACCGACCTACAGCGAGTTCGTTCTCTTTGAGCAGTACTTCAAGTCGCAGGGTCTGGACTGTCTTATCGCCGACCCGCGCGAAGTGGAGTATGAGAACGGACGCCTCTCCATCGGCGATACCCCCATTGACCTGATCTACAAGCGCGTCCTGCTGAGCGAACTGATTGAGCGCGGCGGGCGCGACCACCCGGTCATTCGCGCAGTGCGCGATAGGGCCGTCTGTATGGTCAACCCCTTCCGCTGCAAAATCCTGCACAAAAAGGCCAGCCTGGCGGTCCTGAGCGATGAGCGCAACGCCAGTATCTTCAGCAGCCAGGAGCGCAAAGCCATCGAAGACCATATCCCCTGGACGCGCCGCGTAGAGGAGCGTCAGACGCTCTACCGCGATCAGCCGGTGGACCTGATCCCCTTTATCCTTGAACACCGCGAGCGGTTCGTCCTGAAAGCCAACGACGAGTACGGAGGCAAGGGGATCATCCTGGGTTGGGAAACCGACGAGCAGAACTGGACACGCGCGCTACAGACCGCCCTGAGCGAACCCTTTGTCGTGCAAGAGCGCGTGGCCGTCCCCAACGAGGCTTATCCCTGCCTGGTTGACGGGCGCCTTCAGATTACGGATCGCATTATGGATACTGCGCCGTTCGCCTGGTACGGTGAGTATATAGACGGCTGCCTGACTCGCCTCTCAACCGACGCCCTGGTGAACGTCACCGCTGGCGGCGGCTCGACAGTGCCGACGTTTCTCGTAGACAAGCGGTAATCACATATCAGAGCTTGTTGGAGGCAGGAGCTTCCAAACAAAGCAGGTGACATCTATCGCGGACAGGATTATGAGGGAGGCCAGCATGACTATGAAGCCACCATCCCTTACCATCGGCATTGAAGAAGAGTATCAGATCATTGACCCGGAGACGCGCGAACTCCGCTCCTACATCACGCAGATGATGGAGGGAGAACAAACCCTCCTCCTGCAAGAGATCAAGCCCGAACTACACCAATCAATTGTCGAAATTGGCACCAACGTTTGCCAGACCCCGGCGGAGGCGCGGGCCGAACTCGTGCGCCTGCGCAAAGGGGTCATGGACCTGGCGGCCAGGGGCGGGCTGAAGATCGTCGCTGCGGGGACACACCCGTTCTCTTCGTGGATGGAGCAGGAAATCACCCCCCAGGAACGCTACCTGGGCGTTCACAAGGATATGCAGGAACTGGCGAGGCGCCTGCTGATCTTTGGCACCCATGTGCATGTAGCGATTGAAGACCGCGAATTTCTGGTAGACGCCATGAACGTTGCCCGCTATCTGCTGCCCCATCTGCTCTGCCTGGCGACCAGTTCACCGTTCTGGATGGGCCGCCTTACCGGCCTGAAGTCCTACCGCAGCATCATCTTTCGCAACTTCCCGCGCACCGGCATTCCGCGTGTTTTTGATTCCTGGGCCGACCTCACCTCGTTAGTAGACACATTGGTCGCCACCAATAATATCCCTGATGGCACCAAACTCTGGTGGGATATTCGCCCAAACTGGAAGTATCCCACGTTGGAACTGCGCATCTGCGATGTCTGCACACGAGTGGACGAGGCCGTTTGTGTCGCGGCCATCTTCCAGGCCATCGTCGCCAAGCTCTGGAAGCTGCGCCGTGACAACCTGACCTTCCGTGTCTACCAGCCTGAACTCATCGAAGAGAACAAGTGGCGCGCTGTGCGCTACGGTCTGGATGGGAAGCTCATTGATTTTGGCAAGCGAGAGGAGCTGCCTGCGCGCGAATTGATCGGTGAGTTGATCGGCTGGTTCATTGATGATGTCGTGGATGAGCTAGGAAGCCGCAACGAAGTAGAGTACGCCGCCCATATTCTGGCGGAAGGCTCCAGTGCTGACCGCCAGCTAGCAACGTATGAGCGCACCAACGACCTGAAAGCGGTGGTTGATCAGTTAATCCAGGAAACCGCCGAAGGAGTGGTCAGTTAGCGGCTACCGAGCGCATACGAGCCAGCTTTCACGCGCGAACGTGTGGCATCACCTCTTGAGCAAAACGCTCGATTTGCTCTACGCGCTCCGGCCAGCGCGGGACCATAAATTGGAGGGCAAGGTGGCTGACTCCAATCGCTCGATACGCCATCAGCGCCTCGACAAGCTGCTCTGGCGTGCCGCGTAAATAGTGCGCATCCGGTGGAACCGGCTCGTGTGTCACTTCAATGGGGCGACAGCAGGCCAGGAGAATCTGTTCAGGATCGCGGCCCATTTCAGCAGCGGCACGCCGCACCGTATCATAGCCCGCTTTGAGTTCTTCCGTCGTTACTTCGACAAAATAGGGGAACCACGCATCACCATATTTCGCGGCGCGTTGTTGGGCATGCGCGCCTTCCCCGCCAACCCAGATGGGGATACGCGGCTGCTGGAGTGGTTTTGGAAAGAAAGCCAGGTCGTGAAAGCGATAGAACTGGCCGTTGAAGCTGGCATGTTCCTCGCCCCAGAGGCGGTCGAGTATCTGAAGCTGCTCATCGGTCATTTTTCCCCGGCTCTTATAGGAAACCCCCAGGGCTGCAAACTCCTCTTCCATCCAGCCAACACCGACGCCCATGATCAAGCGCCCTTTGGAGAGACGCTCGATGGAAACGGCCACGCGCGCCCAGTATAATGGGTGGCGATAGGGCAGCACCAGGACACTGATCCCCAGTGTGATCTTGCTGGTGCAGCCCGCGAGAAAAGCCAGGCAGGTGAGCGAATCCAGAAAAGGACGGTCAGGCGGAACGATGAACTTGTGATTCTCGCTGTAGGGATACGGCGTGCGAATCTGCCAGGGTGTAACCACGCGATCAGCCGACCAGATAGCGTCAAAGCCCAGCGCCTCCGCGCTCTGCGCGGCTTCCATCAGTGTATCTGGCCCGGCGGCGCGTCCTGAGATGGGCAAAAAGACCCCAAACTGCATGAGGAAACTCCTTAACAGATGCAGTACAGATGCAGCACGGGCGCGGCGCTGCTCAAACCGCCGGGCTAGTTGCCCACCCAGGTTGGTTCGCGCTTCTCCAGAAAGGCACACATGCCCTCCTGCGCATCCACTGCCAGCGCATTCATGCTCATGACCTCTTTAGCATAGGCATAGGCTTTGGGCTGGTCCAGGTCAATCTGGCTATAGAACGCTTGCTTTCCCAGCGCCACCGTCAGCGGGCTGGCCTGAGCAATCGAGAGCGCCAGCGCGCGCGCCGCGCCTGCCAGTTCTTCAGCGGGAACCACCTGATTGACCAATCCCCATTCGGCGGCTGTCTGCGCGGAGACTAGCTCACCAGTCAATAGCATTTGCAGCGCGCGCTTACGCCCAACGGCGCGGCTCAGCGCAACCATCGGCGTCGTGCAAAAGAGGCCAATCCTGACGCCCGGCGTGGCAAAGCGCGCTTCTTCAGCGGCAACTGCCAGGTCGCAGGTTGCAACAAGCTGACATCCAGCCGCAGTGGCGATGCGATGCACCTGCGCAACAACCGGCTGCGGAATCGCCTGTATGGTCGTCATCAATTCGGTACACACGTCAAACACGTAACGGTAATTATTGATCGTACCCCCAACCAGTTCACGCAGATCGTGACCCGCCGAGAACGCAGGACCATTCGCCGCCAGAATGATGGACCGGACCTCCTTCTCCCTCCCCAGCGTCTTGAAAGCGTCAACCAACTCGTTCATCATATCTACCGAGAGGGCATTACGTCGTTCCGGGCGGTTCATCGTGATGGTAGCAACCGGGGTATCGTGGTTCACCAGAATTGCTTCGTAGCTCATTTCGTCCCTCCTGAGAACGCCTGCCTGGTCCTGGGTGAGCGCCAGGCCGGGTTACACGCGTCAGCATCAGAGATCTTCCTGCTTTTCCGACTCTCATTAAGAGCATACTACATTTCATCACCCGCTATACAGGCTATCGAACCGGGCCAGGATTTCCCGATACACAGCGGCCAATTGGTCAAGGCTCGCAAGGGAGACCCATTCGTCAGGCGCGTGGTGATTCCCCCTGCCGGACCAGGCACAATGGCTGGAATTACCAGCAGCGCCAGTAACCTGCTATCCAGGCCGCTGAATCTCTGTGGCGTCGGCGATCTCGCTCAGCGTCATGAAAGCGGCTCCCCGCTCTTTCATATATGCGATCAGCCGGTCAAGCATGGGCAGCATATGCGCCCGGCCACTTGTCTGCGGATGAATCGTCAGTGTATAGCAGCACCCCTCCTCTTCCGAGGCCGCGTAATCGAAGATCGCGCGCCATCGCTCCTCAAGGTGGCTCACCGCCGTCAAACCTGCCTGGATTCGAGCGATAAACTCCATCGCCGGAAAGTCATCCAGATACCAGGACACAGGAATCTCCAGCACCCGACCGGGCGGGCCGAAGACGCTGGCCGCATCCGCCACTTCATAACCGCCAAGTTTCTTCGTGGAGGGCCGTGTTACCTGACGCGGGTAATACGGATGCAGATCGTTCGCCATCAGGCTGCTATCCCAGGTGAAGCCCAGTTCTTCCAGCAAGCCCAGGGTATGCGCGCTCACATCCCAGCCAGGAGACCGATACCCGCGCGGCTTCACCCCAATGCGAGCTAATGCGTCCATGCCCCGCATGAGAACCTGTCGCTCGTCCTCTCTAACAAGCTGCGTCGGGTTCTCATGCGCATAGCCATGATGCGCAACTTCGTGTCCGGCGGCGACCACCTCTCGACAGGGGTCGGGGAACGTATCAGCCGTATGACCAGGAATACACCATGTCGTTTTAATGTGATGCTTCTCAAATAACTTGAGCAACCGCTGAGCTGCCACCTCTGCCCCAAACTCGCCGCGCGAGAGATATTCCGGCGAAAGGTTATGGAAGGTTCCATCCCAGAGAGACAAAGCGTCGAAGTCAACCCCCAACCCAACGGCAACCGTCTTTCCGGCAGGGAGTCTGACCCGCCCTGCCACTTGCTGATAGGTCACAGCCATCCTCCTGCAATTGGATTACTCGATAAACCGATCTCTGTTATAGCATGGCTTTCTGCTGCTGGCAAACTGCTAGAGGGGAACAACAGGGCGGCGCTGGTTGTGCTATACTGATCCTGCTGTGGCTATGACAGCGGCAATAAATCTCCTTCTGAAGACCGGAAAGCACGCGCATGACTGACCAGGA is a window encoding:
- a CDS encoding alpha/beta hydrolase-fold protein, with the translated sequence MKREYHRWHSTSLDRDMELLAFGYAGARVIAFPTSMGRFFDWEDRGLVGALSKHLERGWIQLYCVDSVDSESWYAKGRLPAERVQRHAQYDHYLLTEVIPFTAQENADPFVITTGASFGAYHAVNFALRYPHLVNRTIGMSGAYNIRHWADGYSDDTLYFNSPLDFISNEHEPERLTALQRQDIILAIGSDDPSCPSNQQLSGILWSKSIGNALRVWDGWRHDWPYWQEMIQRYIGGHD
- a CDS encoding LLM class F420-dependent oxidoreductase — protein: MQFGVFLPISGRAAGPDTLMEAAQSAEALGFDAIWSADRVVTPWQIRTPYPYSENHKFIVPPDRPFLDSLTCLAFLAGCTSKITLGISVLVLPYRHPLYWARVAVSIERLSKGRLIMGVGVGWMEEEFAALGVSYKSRGKMTDEQLQILDRLWGEEHASFNGQFYRFHDLAFFPKPLQQPRIPIWVGGEGAHAQQRAAKYGDAWFPYFVEVTTEELKAGYDTVRRAAAEMGRDPEQILLACCRPIEVTHEPVPPDAHYLRGTPEQLVEALMAYRAIGVSHLALQFMVPRWPERVEQIERFAQEVMPHVRA
- a CDS encoding carboxylate-amine ligase; this encodes MTMKPPSLTIGIEEEYQIIDPETRELRSYITQMMEGEQTLLLQEIKPELHQSIVEIGTNVCQTPAEARAELVRLRKGVMDLAARGGLKIVAAGTHPFSSWMEQEITPQERYLGVHKDMQELARRLLIFGTHVHVAIEDREFLVDAMNVARYLLPHLLCLATSSPFWMGRLTGLKSYRSIIFRNFPRTGIPRVFDSWADLTSLVDTLVATNNIPDGTKLWWDIRPNWKYPTLELRICDVCTRVDEAVCVAAIFQAIVAKLWKLRRDNLTFRVYQPELIEENKWRAVRYGLDGKLIDFGKREELPARELIGELIGWFIDDVVDELGSRNEVEYAAHILAEGSSADRQLATYERTNDLKAVVDQLIQETAEGVVS
- a CDS encoding enoyl-CoA hydratase, with the protein product MSYEAILVNHDTPVATITMNRPERRNALSVDMMNELVDAFKTLGREKEVRSIILAANGPAFSAGHDLRELVGGTINNYRYVFDVCTELMTTIQAIPQPVVAQVHRIATAAGCQLVATCDLAVAAEEARFATPGVRIGLFCTTPMVALSRAVGRKRALQMLLTGELVSAQTAAEWGLVNQVVPAEELAGAARALALSIAQASPLTVALGKQAFYSQIDLDQPKAYAYAKEVMSMNALAVDAQEGMCAFLEKREPTWVGN
- a CDS encoding polysaccharide deacetylase, yielding MTYQQVAGRVRLPAGKTVAVGLGVDFDALSLWDGTFHNLSPEYLSRGEFGAEVAAQRLLKLFEKHHIKTTWCIPGHTADTFPDPCREVVAAGHEVAHHGYAHENPTQLVREDERQVLMRGMDALARIGVKPRGYRSPGWDVSAHTLGLLEELGFTWDSSLMANDLHPYYPRQVTRPSTKKLGGYEVADAASVFGPPGRVLEIPVSWYLDDFPAMEFIARIQAGLTAVSHLEERWRAIFDYAASEEEGCCYTLTIHPQTSGRAHMLPMLDRLIAYMKERGAAFMTLSEIADATEIQRPG